The following proteins are co-located in the Festucalex cinctus isolate MCC-2025b chromosome 15, RoL_Fcin_1.0, whole genome shotgun sequence genome:
- the osbp2a gene encoding oxysterol-binding protein 2 isoform X2 — translation MDELVRSLPSPTLPGIQLPRLDTHKGWLFKWTNYLKGYQRRWFVLSNGLLSYYRTQGEMGHTCRGTIPLAAAQIELGDACHLLITNGGRSYHLKATSEAECQHWLSTLQQAKVNANALIHHSDDSGDEESPGPHDARVLSQGALKTLASKLDDLSTCNELIGKHGAALQRSLSEFEDLRGCADGTDKLKTVNERAALFRITSNAMINACRDFLDVAQSQNRRWQKTLQHEQEQRHYLETTIEQLAKQHNSLETAWREKPTSYTAGVQISREVDESDENDEFFDAMEDAPSFITVNAETKHRRSGSSQSMMSGGVPSDWTLHENGTSDSNHMQLRRTRRSRIPDKPNYSLNLWSIMKNCIGKDLSKIPMPVNFNEPLSMLQRLTEDVEYSELLDRAARCDSSLEQMCLVAAFSVSSYSTTVHRTSKPFNPLLGETYELDRLQEYGYRSICEQVSHHPPAAAHHVTSQRGWTLWQHITIDSKFRGKYISVMPLGKIHLKFHSSGTHYVWSKVTSTVHNIIVGKLWIDQSGDIDVVNTTTKDTCHLKFSPYSYFSRDVPRKVTGVVEDGDGAAHYILSGTWDEKMESAKIVDSSQGSGGSEGKQKTVYQTLQPKLLWKKYPLPDNAENMHYFSALALTLNEPEEGVAPTDSRMRPDQRLMEAGLWDEANTQKQRLEECQRLERKRREVQTMQAQEEGQEMEVYQPLWFKKKTDETTKEISYIYRGGYWEAKERQDWSMCPEIF, via the exons ATGGATGAGCTGGTGAGGAGTTTACCCTCCCCGACTCTTCCGGGGATCCAGCTGCCGCGTCTGGACACCCACAAGGGCTGGCTGTTTAAATGGACCAACTACTTGAAGGGATACCAGAGGCGATGGTTTGTCCTCAGCAACGGCCTGCTGTCCTATTACAG AACACAAGGGGAGATGGGGCACACCTGCCGAGGCACCATTCCCCTGGCGGCCGCTCAAATCGAGCTGGGCGACGCGTGCCACTTGCTGATAACCAACGGAGGCCGGAGCTATCACCTGAAGGCCACCTCTGAAGCGGAGTGTCAGCACTGGTTGTCCACCCTGCAGCAGGCCAAAGTCAACGCCAACGCTCTCATTCATCATTCTG ATGACTCAGGAGACGAAGAAAGTCCCGGCCCGCATGACGCCCGCGTTTTAAGCCAAGGCGCGCTGAAGACGTTGGCCAGCAAGCTGGATGATCTGAGCACCTGTAACGAGCTGATCGGAAAGCATGGCGCCGCCCTTCAGCGTTCCCTCAGCGAATTCGAGGATCTCCGCGGGTGCGCCGACGGCACGGACAAGCTGAAGACGGTGAATGAGCGAGCCGCCCTCTTCCGCATCACCTCCAATGCGATGATCAAT GCTTGTCGTGACTTCCTGGATGTAGCACAGTCTCAGAACCGGAGGTGGCAGAAAACCCTGCAGCATGAGCAGGAGCAGCGTCACTATTTGGAGACCACCATTGAGCAGCTAGCCAAACAGCACAACAGCCTGGAGACGGCCTGGAGGGAGAAGCCCACATCGTACACAG CAGGTGTTCAGATATCTCGCGAGGTGGACGAGAGCGACGAGAATGATGAATTCTTCGACGCCATGGAGGACGCGCCTTCATTCATAACCGTGAATGCGGAAACAAAGCACAG gCGCTCAGGGAGTAGTCAGAGTATGATGAGTGGGGGAGTCCCCAGTGACTGGACCCTTCATGAGAAT GGCACCTCAGATTCAAACCACATGCAGCTACGCAGAACAAGACGCAGCCGAATTCCAGACAAACCCAATTACTCCCTCAACCTGTGGAGCATCATGAAGAACTGTATTGGGAAAGACCTATCAAAGATTCCCATGCCT GTCAATTTCAACGAGCCGCTGTCGATGCTGCAGCGTCTGACCGAGGACGTGGAGTACAGCGAGCTCCTGGACCGGGCGGCTCGCTGCGACTCGTCCCTGGAGCAGATGTGCTTGGTGGCCGCCTTCTCCGTATCCTCCTACTCCACCACCGTCCATCGCACATCTAAACCCTTCAACCCTCTGCTGGGGGAGACCTATGAGCTGGACCGCCTGCAGGAATACGGCTACCGCTCCATTTGTGAGCAG GTGAGTCATCACCCACCAGCTGCAGCCCACCACGTCACCTCACAGCGGGGATGGACCCTATGGCAACACATCACCATTGACAGCAAGTTCCGTGGGAAGTACATCTCTGTCATGCCACTAG GAAAGATTCACCTAAAGTTCCACTCGAGCGGGACCCACTACGTGTGGAGCAAAGTGACCTCAACGGTCCACAATATTATTGTGGGGAAACTCTGGATTGATCAG TCCGGAGACATCGACGTTGTAAACACCACTACCAAGGATACCTGCCATCTTAAATTCTCGCCCTACAGCTACTTCTCCAGAGACGTCCCGCGCAAA GTGACGGGTGTGGTGGAAGACGGGGACGGCGCGGCGCATTACATCCTATCAGGAACGTGGGATGAAAAGATGGAAAGTGCCAAAATAGTGGATAGCAGTCAAGGAAGCGGAGGCTCGGAAGGCAAACAAAAGACAGTTTATCAAACTCTTCAGCCCAAACTTCTATGGAAGAAATACCCTCTCCC GGACAATGCAGAGAACATGCATTATTTCTCCGCCTTGGCTTTGACCCTGAATGAGCCGGAGGAGGGGGTCGCGCCCACCGACAGCCGCATGCGACCTGACCAGCGACTGATGGAGGCGGGCCTGTGGGATGAAGCAAACACCCAGAAGCAGCGTCTGGAGGAGTGTCAGCGGctagagaggaagaggagggaggtCCAAACCATGCAGGCCCAGGAGGAAG
- the osbp2a gene encoding oxysterol-binding protein 2 isoform X5 — MGHTCRGTIPLAAAQIELGDACHLLITNGGRSYHLKATSEAECQHWLSTLQQAKVNANALIHHSADDSGDEESPGPHDARVLSQGALKTLASKLDDLSTCNELIGKHGAALQRSLSEFEDLRGCADGTDKLKTVNERAALFRITSNAMINACRDFLDVAQSQNRRWQKTLQHEQEQRHYLETTIEQLAKQHNSLETAWREKPTSYTAGVQISREVDESDENDEFFDAMEDAPSFITVNAETKHRRSGSSQSMMSGGVPSDWTLHENGTSDSNHMQLRRTRRSRIPDKPNYSLNLWSIMKNCIGKDLSKIPMPVNFNEPLSMLQRLTEDVEYSELLDRAARCDSSLEQMCLVAAFSVSSYSTTVHRTSKPFNPLLGETYELDRLQEYGYRSICEQVSHHPPAAAHHVTSQRGWTLWQHITIDSKFRGKYISVMPLGKIHLKFHSSGTHYVWSKVTSTVHNIIVGKLWIDQSGDIDVVNTTTKDTCHLKFSPYSYFSRDVPRKVTGVVEDGDGAAHYILSGTWDEKMESAKIVDSSQGSGGSEGKQKTVYQTLQPKLLWKKYPLPDNAENMHYFSALALTLNEPEEGVAPTDSRMRPDQRLMEAGLWDEANTQKQRLEECQRLERKRREVQTMQAQEEGQEMEVYQPLWFKKKTDETTKEISYIYRGGYWEAKERQDWSMCPEIF, encoded by the exons ATGGGGCACACCTGCCGAGGCACCATTCCCCTGGCGGCCGCTCAAATCGAGCTGGGCGACGCGTGCCACTTGCTGATAACCAACGGAGGCCGGAGCTATCACCTGAAGGCCACCTCTGAAGCGGAGTGTCAGCACTGGTTGTCCACCCTGCAGCAGGCCAAAGTCAACGCCAACGCTCTCATTCATCATTCTG CAGATGACTCAGGAGACGAAGAAAGTCCCGGCCCGCATGACGCCCGCGTTTTAAGCCAAGGCGCGCTGAAGACGTTGGCCAGCAAGCTGGATGATCTGAGCACCTGTAACGAGCTGATCGGAAAGCATGGCGCCGCCCTTCAGCGTTCCCTCAGCGAATTCGAGGATCTCCGCGGGTGCGCCGACGGCACGGACAAGCTGAAGACGGTGAATGAGCGAGCCGCCCTCTTCCGCATCACCTCCAATGCGATGATCAAT GCTTGTCGTGACTTCCTGGATGTAGCACAGTCTCAGAACCGGAGGTGGCAGAAAACCCTGCAGCATGAGCAGGAGCAGCGTCACTATTTGGAGACCACCATTGAGCAGCTAGCCAAACAGCACAACAGCCTGGAGACGGCCTGGAGGGAGAAGCCCACATCGTACACAG CAGGTGTTCAGATATCTCGCGAGGTGGACGAGAGCGACGAGAATGATGAATTCTTCGACGCCATGGAGGACGCGCCTTCATTCATAACCGTGAATGCGGAAACAAAGCACAG gCGCTCAGGGAGTAGTCAGAGTATGATGAGTGGGGGAGTCCCCAGTGACTGGACCCTTCATGAGAAT GGCACCTCAGATTCAAACCACATGCAGCTACGCAGAACAAGACGCAGCCGAATTCCAGACAAACCCAATTACTCCCTCAACCTGTGGAGCATCATGAAGAACTGTATTGGGAAAGACCTATCAAAGATTCCCATGCCT GTCAATTTCAACGAGCCGCTGTCGATGCTGCAGCGTCTGACCGAGGACGTGGAGTACAGCGAGCTCCTGGACCGGGCGGCTCGCTGCGACTCGTCCCTGGAGCAGATGTGCTTGGTGGCCGCCTTCTCCGTATCCTCCTACTCCACCACCGTCCATCGCACATCTAAACCCTTCAACCCTCTGCTGGGGGAGACCTATGAGCTGGACCGCCTGCAGGAATACGGCTACCGCTCCATTTGTGAGCAG GTGAGTCATCACCCACCAGCTGCAGCCCACCACGTCACCTCACAGCGGGGATGGACCCTATGGCAACACATCACCATTGACAGCAAGTTCCGTGGGAAGTACATCTCTGTCATGCCACTAG GAAAGATTCACCTAAAGTTCCACTCGAGCGGGACCCACTACGTGTGGAGCAAAGTGACCTCAACGGTCCACAATATTATTGTGGGGAAACTCTGGATTGATCAG TCCGGAGACATCGACGTTGTAAACACCACTACCAAGGATACCTGCCATCTTAAATTCTCGCCCTACAGCTACTTCTCCAGAGACGTCCCGCGCAAA GTGACGGGTGTGGTGGAAGACGGGGACGGCGCGGCGCATTACATCCTATCAGGAACGTGGGATGAAAAGATGGAAAGTGCCAAAATAGTGGATAGCAGTCAAGGAAGCGGAGGCTCGGAAGGCAAACAAAAGACAGTTTATCAAACTCTTCAGCCCAAACTTCTATGGAAGAAATACCCTCTCCC GGACAATGCAGAGAACATGCATTATTTCTCCGCCTTGGCTTTGACCCTGAATGAGCCGGAGGAGGGGGTCGCGCCCACCGACAGCCGCATGCGACCTGACCAGCGACTGATGGAGGCGGGCCTGTGGGATGAAGCAAACACCCAGAAGCAGCGTCTGGAGGAGTGTCAGCGGctagagaggaagaggagggaggtCCAAACCATGCAGGCCCAGGAGGAAG
- the osbp2a gene encoding oxysterol-binding protein 2 isoform X1, with protein MDELVRSLPSPTLPGIQLPRLDTHKGWLFKWTNYLKGYQRRWFVLSNGLLSYYRTQGEMGHTCRGTIPLAAAQIELGDACHLLITNGGRSYHLKATSEAECQHWLSTLQQAKVNANALIHHSADDSGDEESPGPHDARVLSQGALKTLASKLDDLSTCNELIGKHGAALQRSLSEFEDLRGCADGTDKLKTVNERAALFRITSNAMINACRDFLDVAQSQNRRWQKTLQHEQEQRHYLETTIEQLAKQHNSLETAWREKPTSYTAGVQISREVDESDENDEFFDAMEDAPSFITVNAETKHRRSGSSQSMMSGGVPSDWTLHENGTSDSNHMQLRRTRRSRIPDKPNYSLNLWSIMKNCIGKDLSKIPMPVNFNEPLSMLQRLTEDVEYSELLDRAARCDSSLEQMCLVAAFSVSSYSTTVHRTSKPFNPLLGETYELDRLQEYGYRSICEQVSHHPPAAAHHVTSQRGWTLWQHITIDSKFRGKYISVMPLGKIHLKFHSSGTHYVWSKVTSTVHNIIVGKLWIDQSGDIDVVNTTTKDTCHLKFSPYSYFSRDVPRKVTGVVEDGDGAAHYILSGTWDEKMESAKIVDSSQGSGGSEGKQKTVYQTLQPKLLWKKYPLPDNAENMHYFSALALTLNEPEEGVAPTDSRMRPDQRLMEAGLWDEANTQKQRLEECQRLERKRREVQTMQAQEEGQEMEVYQPLWFKKKTDETTKEISYIYRGGYWEAKERQDWSMCPEIF; from the exons ATGGATGAGCTGGTGAGGAGTTTACCCTCCCCGACTCTTCCGGGGATCCAGCTGCCGCGTCTGGACACCCACAAGGGCTGGCTGTTTAAATGGACCAACTACTTGAAGGGATACCAGAGGCGATGGTTTGTCCTCAGCAACGGCCTGCTGTCCTATTACAG AACACAAGGGGAGATGGGGCACACCTGCCGAGGCACCATTCCCCTGGCGGCCGCTCAAATCGAGCTGGGCGACGCGTGCCACTTGCTGATAACCAACGGAGGCCGGAGCTATCACCTGAAGGCCACCTCTGAAGCGGAGTGTCAGCACTGGTTGTCCACCCTGCAGCAGGCCAAAGTCAACGCCAACGCTCTCATTCATCATTCTG CAGATGACTCAGGAGACGAAGAAAGTCCCGGCCCGCATGACGCCCGCGTTTTAAGCCAAGGCGCGCTGAAGACGTTGGCCAGCAAGCTGGATGATCTGAGCACCTGTAACGAGCTGATCGGAAAGCATGGCGCCGCCCTTCAGCGTTCCCTCAGCGAATTCGAGGATCTCCGCGGGTGCGCCGACGGCACGGACAAGCTGAAGACGGTGAATGAGCGAGCCGCCCTCTTCCGCATCACCTCCAATGCGATGATCAAT GCTTGTCGTGACTTCCTGGATGTAGCACAGTCTCAGAACCGGAGGTGGCAGAAAACCCTGCAGCATGAGCAGGAGCAGCGTCACTATTTGGAGACCACCATTGAGCAGCTAGCCAAACAGCACAACAGCCTGGAGACGGCCTGGAGGGAGAAGCCCACATCGTACACAG CAGGTGTTCAGATATCTCGCGAGGTGGACGAGAGCGACGAGAATGATGAATTCTTCGACGCCATGGAGGACGCGCCTTCATTCATAACCGTGAATGCGGAAACAAAGCACAG gCGCTCAGGGAGTAGTCAGAGTATGATGAGTGGGGGAGTCCCCAGTGACTGGACCCTTCATGAGAAT GGCACCTCAGATTCAAACCACATGCAGCTACGCAGAACAAGACGCAGCCGAATTCCAGACAAACCCAATTACTCCCTCAACCTGTGGAGCATCATGAAGAACTGTATTGGGAAAGACCTATCAAAGATTCCCATGCCT GTCAATTTCAACGAGCCGCTGTCGATGCTGCAGCGTCTGACCGAGGACGTGGAGTACAGCGAGCTCCTGGACCGGGCGGCTCGCTGCGACTCGTCCCTGGAGCAGATGTGCTTGGTGGCCGCCTTCTCCGTATCCTCCTACTCCACCACCGTCCATCGCACATCTAAACCCTTCAACCCTCTGCTGGGGGAGACCTATGAGCTGGACCGCCTGCAGGAATACGGCTACCGCTCCATTTGTGAGCAG GTGAGTCATCACCCACCAGCTGCAGCCCACCACGTCACCTCACAGCGGGGATGGACCCTATGGCAACACATCACCATTGACAGCAAGTTCCGTGGGAAGTACATCTCTGTCATGCCACTAG GAAAGATTCACCTAAAGTTCCACTCGAGCGGGACCCACTACGTGTGGAGCAAAGTGACCTCAACGGTCCACAATATTATTGTGGGGAAACTCTGGATTGATCAG TCCGGAGACATCGACGTTGTAAACACCACTACCAAGGATACCTGCCATCTTAAATTCTCGCCCTACAGCTACTTCTCCAGAGACGTCCCGCGCAAA GTGACGGGTGTGGTGGAAGACGGGGACGGCGCGGCGCATTACATCCTATCAGGAACGTGGGATGAAAAGATGGAAAGTGCCAAAATAGTGGATAGCAGTCAAGGAAGCGGAGGCTCGGAAGGCAAACAAAAGACAGTTTATCAAACTCTTCAGCCCAAACTTCTATGGAAGAAATACCCTCTCCC GGACAATGCAGAGAACATGCATTATTTCTCCGCCTTGGCTTTGACCCTGAATGAGCCGGAGGAGGGGGTCGCGCCCACCGACAGCCGCATGCGACCTGACCAGCGACTGATGGAGGCGGGCCTGTGGGATGAAGCAAACACCCAGAAGCAGCGTCTGGAGGAGTGTCAGCGGctagagaggaagaggagggaggtCCAAACCATGCAGGCCCAGGAGGAAG
- the osbp2a gene encoding oxysterol-binding protein 2 isoform X4, producing MDELVRSLPSPTLPGIQLPRLDTHKGWLFKWTNYLKGYQRRWFVLSNGLLSYYRTQGEMGHTCRGTIPLAAAQIELGDACHLLITNGGRSYHLKATSEAECQHWLSTLQQAKVNANALIHHSDDSGDEESPGPHDARVLSQGALKTLASKLDDLSTCNELIGKHGAALQRSLSEFEDLRGCADGTDKLKTVNERAALFRITSNAMINACRDFLDVAQSQNRRWQKTLQHEQEQRHYLETTIEQLAKQHNSLETAWREKPTSYTGVQISREVDESDENDEFFDAMEDAPSFITVNAETKHRRSGSSQSMMSGGVPSDWTLHENGTSDSNHMQLRRTRRSRIPDKPNYSLNLWSIMKNCIGKDLSKIPMPVNFNEPLSMLQRLTEDVEYSELLDRAARCDSSLEQMCLVAAFSVSSYSTTVHRTSKPFNPLLGETYELDRLQEYGYRSICEQVSHHPPAAAHHVTSQRGWTLWQHITIDSKFRGKYISVMPLGKIHLKFHSSGTHYVWSKVTSTVHNIIVGKLWIDQSGDIDVVNTTTKDTCHLKFSPYSYFSRDVPRKVTGVVEDGDGAAHYILSGTWDEKMESAKIVDSSQGSGGSEGKQKTVYQTLQPKLLWKKYPLPDNAENMHYFSALALTLNEPEEGVAPTDSRMRPDQRLMEAGLWDEANTQKQRLEECQRLERKRREVQTMQAQEEGQEMEVYQPLWFKKKTDETTKEISYIYRGGYWEAKERQDWSMCPEIF from the exons ATGGATGAGCTGGTGAGGAGTTTACCCTCCCCGACTCTTCCGGGGATCCAGCTGCCGCGTCTGGACACCCACAAGGGCTGGCTGTTTAAATGGACCAACTACTTGAAGGGATACCAGAGGCGATGGTTTGTCCTCAGCAACGGCCTGCTGTCCTATTACAG AACACAAGGGGAGATGGGGCACACCTGCCGAGGCACCATTCCCCTGGCGGCCGCTCAAATCGAGCTGGGCGACGCGTGCCACTTGCTGATAACCAACGGAGGCCGGAGCTATCACCTGAAGGCCACCTCTGAAGCGGAGTGTCAGCACTGGTTGTCCACCCTGCAGCAGGCCAAAGTCAACGCCAACGCTCTCATTCATCATTCTG ATGACTCAGGAGACGAAGAAAGTCCCGGCCCGCATGACGCCCGCGTTTTAAGCCAAGGCGCGCTGAAGACGTTGGCCAGCAAGCTGGATGATCTGAGCACCTGTAACGAGCTGATCGGAAAGCATGGCGCCGCCCTTCAGCGTTCCCTCAGCGAATTCGAGGATCTCCGCGGGTGCGCCGACGGCACGGACAAGCTGAAGACGGTGAATGAGCGAGCCGCCCTCTTCCGCATCACCTCCAATGCGATGATCAAT GCTTGTCGTGACTTCCTGGATGTAGCACAGTCTCAGAACCGGAGGTGGCAGAAAACCCTGCAGCATGAGCAGGAGCAGCGTCACTATTTGGAGACCACCATTGAGCAGCTAGCCAAACAGCACAACAGCCTGGAGACGGCCTGGAGGGAGAAGCCCACATCGTACACAG GTGTTCAGATATCTCGCGAGGTGGACGAGAGCGACGAGAATGATGAATTCTTCGACGCCATGGAGGACGCGCCTTCATTCATAACCGTGAATGCGGAAACAAAGCACAG gCGCTCAGGGAGTAGTCAGAGTATGATGAGTGGGGGAGTCCCCAGTGACTGGACCCTTCATGAGAAT GGCACCTCAGATTCAAACCACATGCAGCTACGCAGAACAAGACGCAGCCGAATTCCAGACAAACCCAATTACTCCCTCAACCTGTGGAGCATCATGAAGAACTGTATTGGGAAAGACCTATCAAAGATTCCCATGCCT GTCAATTTCAACGAGCCGCTGTCGATGCTGCAGCGTCTGACCGAGGACGTGGAGTACAGCGAGCTCCTGGACCGGGCGGCTCGCTGCGACTCGTCCCTGGAGCAGATGTGCTTGGTGGCCGCCTTCTCCGTATCCTCCTACTCCACCACCGTCCATCGCACATCTAAACCCTTCAACCCTCTGCTGGGGGAGACCTATGAGCTGGACCGCCTGCAGGAATACGGCTACCGCTCCATTTGTGAGCAG GTGAGTCATCACCCACCAGCTGCAGCCCACCACGTCACCTCACAGCGGGGATGGACCCTATGGCAACACATCACCATTGACAGCAAGTTCCGTGGGAAGTACATCTCTGTCATGCCACTAG GAAAGATTCACCTAAAGTTCCACTCGAGCGGGACCCACTACGTGTGGAGCAAAGTGACCTCAACGGTCCACAATATTATTGTGGGGAAACTCTGGATTGATCAG TCCGGAGACATCGACGTTGTAAACACCACTACCAAGGATACCTGCCATCTTAAATTCTCGCCCTACAGCTACTTCTCCAGAGACGTCCCGCGCAAA GTGACGGGTGTGGTGGAAGACGGGGACGGCGCGGCGCATTACATCCTATCAGGAACGTGGGATGAAAAGATGGAAAGTGCCAAAATAGTGGATAGCAGTCAAGGAAGCGGAGGCTCGGAAGGCAAACAAAAGACAGTTTATCAAACTCTTCAGCCCAAACTTCTATGGAAGAAATACCCTCTCCC GGACAATGCAGAGAACATGCATTATTTCTCCGCCTTGGCTTTGACCCTGAATGAGCCGGAGGAGGGGGTCGCGCCCACCGACAGCCGCATGCGACCTGACCAGCGACTGATGGAGGCGGGCCTGTGGGATGAAGCAAACACCCAGAAGCAGCGTCTGGAGGAGTGTCAGCGGctagagaggaagaggagggaggtCCAAACCATGCAGGCCCAGGAGGAAG
- the osbp2a gene encoding oxysterol-binding protein 2 isoform X3, which translates to MDELVRSLPSPTLPGIQLPRLDTHKGWLFKWTNYLKGYQRRWFVLSNGLLSYYRTQGEMGHTCRGTIPLAAAQIELGDACHLLITNGGRSYHLKATSEAECQHWLSTLQQAKVNANALIHHSADDSGDEESPGPHDARVLSQGALKTLASKLDDLSTCNELIGKHGAALQRSLSEFEDLRGCADGTDKLKTVNERAALFRITSNAMINACRDFLDVAQSQNRRWQKTLQHEQEQRHYLETTIEQLAKQHNSLETAWREKPTSYTGVQISREVDESDENDEFFDAMEDAPSFITVNAETKHRRSGSSQSMMSGGVPSDWTLHENGTSDSNHMQLRRTRRSRIPDKPNYSLNLWSIMKNCIGKDLSKIPMPVNFNEPLSMLQRLTEDVEYSELLDRAARCDSSLEQMCLVAAFSVSSYSTTVHRTSKPFNPLLGETYELDRLQEYGYRSICEQVSHHPPAAAHHVTSQRGWTLWQHITIDSKFRGKYISVMPLGKIHLKFHSSGTHYVWSKVTSTVHNIIVGKLWIDQSGDIDVVNTTTKDTCHLKFSPYSYFSRDVPRKVTGVVEDGDGAAHYILSGTWDEKMESAKIVDSSQGSGGSEGKQKTVYQTLQPKLLWKKYPLPDNAENMHYFSALALTLNEPEEGVAPTDSRMRPDQRLMEAGLWDEANTQKQRLEECQRLERKRREVQTMQAQEEGQEMEVYQPLWFKKKTDETTKEISYIYRGGYWEAKERQDWSMCPEIF; encoded by the exons ATGGATGAGCTGGTGAGGAGTTTACCCTCCCCGACTCTTCCGGGGATCCAGCTGCCGCGTCTGGACACCCACAAGGGCTGGCTGTTTAAATGGACCAACTACTTGAAGGGATACCAGAGGCGATGGTTTGTCCTCAGCAACGGCCTGCTGTCCTATTACAG AACACAAGGGGAGATGGGGCACACCTGCCGAGGCACCATTCCCCTGGCGGCCGCTCAAATCGAGCTGGGCGACGCGTGCCACTTGCTGATAACCAACGGAGGCCGGAGCTATCACCTGAAGGCCACCTCTGAAGCGGAGTGTCAGCACTGGTTGTCCACCCTGCAGCAGGCCAAAGTCAACGCCAACGCTCTCATTCATCATTCTG CAGATGACTCAGGAGACGAAGAAAGTCCCGGCCCGCATGACGCCCGCGTTTTAAGCCAAGGCGCGCTGAAGACGTTGGCCAGCAAGCTGGATGATCTGAGCACCTGTAACGAGCTGATCGGAAAGCATGGCGCCGCCCTTCAGCGTTCCCTCAGCGAATTCGAGGATCTCCGCGGGTGCGCCGACGGCACGGACAAGCTGAAGACGGTGAATGAGCGAGCCGCCCTCTTCCGCATCACCTCCAATGCGATGATCAAT GCTTGTCGTGACTTCCTGGATGTAGCACAGTCTCAGAACCGGAGGTGGCAGAAAACCCTGCAGCATGAGCAGGAGCAGCGTCACTATTTGGAGACCACCATTGAGCAGCTAGCCAAACAGCACAACAGCCTGGAGACGGCCTGGAGGGAGAAGCCCACATCGTACACAG GTGTTCAGATATCTCGCGAGGTGGACGAGAGCGACGAGAATGATGAATTCTTCGACGCCATGGAGGACGCGCCTTCATTCATAACCGTGAATGCGGAAACAAAGCACAG gCGCTCAGGGAGTAGTCAGAGTATGATGAGTGGGGGAGTCCCCAGTGACTGGACCCTTCATGAGAAT GGCACCTCAGATTCAAACCACATGCAGCTACGCAGAACAAGACGCAGCCGAATTCCAGACAAACCCAATTACTCCCTCAACCTGTGGAGCATCATGAAGAACTGTATTGGGAAAGACCTATCAAAGATTCCCATGCCT GTCAATTTCAACGAGCCGCTGTCGATGCTGCAGCGTCTGACCGAGGACGTGGAGTACAGCGAGCTCCTGGACCGGGCGGCTCGCTGCGACTCGTCCCTGGAGCAGATGTGCTTGGTGGCCGCCTTCTCCGTATCCTCCTACTCCACCACCGTCCATCGCACATCTAAACCCTTCAACCCTCTGCTGGGGGAGACCTATGAGCTGGACCGCCTGCAGGAATACGGCTACCGCTCCATTTGTGAGCAG GTGAGTCATCACCCACCAGCTGCAGCCCACCACGTCACCTCACAGCGGGGATGGACCCTATGGCAACACATCACCATTGACAGCAAGTTCCGTGGGAAGTACATCTCTGTCATGCCACTAG GAAAGATTCACCTAAAGTTCCACTCGAGCGGGACCCACTACGTGTGGAGCAAAGTGACCTCAACGGTCCACAATATTATTGTGGGGAAACTCTGGATTGATCAG TCCGGAGACATCGACGTTGTAAACACCACTACCAAGGATACCTGCCATCTTAAATTCTCGCCCTACAGCTACTTCTCCAGAGACGTCCCGCGCAAA GTGACGGGTGTGGTGGAAGACGGGGACGGCGCGGCGCATTACATCCTATCAGGAACGTGGGATGAAAAGATGGAAAGTGCCAAAATAGTGGATAGCAGTCAAGGAAGCGGAGGCTCGGAAGGCAAACAAAAGACAGTTTATCAAACTCTTCAGCCCAAACTTCTATGGAAGAAATACCCTCTCCC GGACAATGCAGAGAACATGCATTATTTCTCCGCCTTGGCTTTGACCCTGAATGAGCCGGAGGAGGGGGTCGCGCCCACCGACAGCCGCATGCGACCTGACCAGCGACTGATGGAGGCGGGCCTGTGGGATGAAGCAAACACCCAGAAGCAGCGTCTGGAGGAGTGTCAGCGGctagagaggaagaggagggaggtCCAAACCATGCAGGCCCAGGAGGAAG